A region from the Kribbella shirazensis genome encodes:
- the paaD gene encoding 1,2-phenylacetyl-CoA epoxidase subunit PaaD — translation MVTDEAILEAVGEVPDPEVPVLTIADLGVLRGVRHEGDEIVVTITPTYSGCPAMDMIRHEVELTLNHLGVDGRVETVLSPPWTTDWMTEAGKAKLTEYGIAPPPATRAVTDGSAAAAPPGPRALADPSVPTPSSQSRGNRPVMVQLSIRCPLCGSPNTQELSRFGSTSCKALWRCNSCKEPFDHFKAI, via the coding sequence ATGGTGACCGACGAAGCCATCCTCGAGGCGGTCGGCGAGGTTCCCGACCCCGAGGTCCCGGTCCTGACGATCGCGGACCTCGGCGTACTGCGCGGCGTCCGGCACGAGGGCGACGAGATCGTCGTGACCATCACCCCGACGTACTCAGGCTGCCCGGCAATGGACATGATCCGCCACGAGGTCGAGCTGACCCTGAACCACCTGGGCGTAGACGGCCGCGTAGAGACCGTACTGTCCCCGCCCTGGACCACCGACTGGATGACCGAAGCCGGCAAGGCGAAACTGACCGAGTACGGCATCGCCCCGCCCCCCGCCACCCGCGCCGTGACAGACGGCTCCGCCGCAGCTGCACCCCCTGGGCCCCGCGCCCTGGCGGATCCCTCCGTCCCTACCCCCTCCTCACAGTCCCGGGGTAACAGGCCGGTCATGGTGCAGTTGAGCATTCGTTGCCCGTTGTGCGGCTCGCCCAACACGCAAGAGCTGAGCCGCTTCGGCTCCACCTCGTGTAAGGCCCTCTGGCGATGCAACAGCTGCAAAGAACCCTTCGACCACTTCAAGGCGATCTGA